A window of Clostridioides sp. ES-S-0010-02 genomic DNA:
GTTAAAGGTAATTTCTACTGTGGGATATTCAGTTGTTGGGATTCAAGTGGATGATAAAGGTATAAATACTAACCTAATAAAATCTATAAAGGATGTTTCTTTTATATATACAACACCTTCACATCAATATCCATTAGGTGGTATTTTACCAATTCAAAGAAGACTAGAACTTATTAAATATGCAGTAGAGAATAATTGCTATATAGTTGAAGACGATTATGACAGTGAATTTAGATATGAAGGTCAACCAATTAGTTCCCTCTATGAACTTAATCCAAATAAAGTAATTTATATAGGTTCGTTTAGTAAAATACTATCTCCAGCCATTCGTATGGGATTTATGTTGTTACCAGATGATATAATAGATGACTATAAATCCTTAAAAATGTATTCTGATGTTCATACAGAATCTATATCTCAGTATGTTCTAGCTGAATTTATTAAAAATGGAGGTTTGGAAAAACATATATTTAAAATGAAGAAGCTATATAATAGAAAGCGTAAATATCTTATTGATATTTTGAATATTGAATTTACAAATGAATTTAAAATAAAGGGGCAAGTAGCTGGGCTTCACATAGTTGTTCATTTTTATAATGTTATTTTTACTGAAAAACTAATCAATCAAATTTATAAAGCAAATATCAGGGTTTATCCTATACAGCAATATGCAATTGAGAATAAAGCAGAATATGACCATGAAGTTGTCCTAGGATATGCTCATCTTAATTTTGATGAAATTGAACAGGGAGTAAGAATGCTTAGAAAAATAATACATACAAATTAAGATGTATTAGGAAAGGTTTTTTACAATATCTTATTTTTAGGTATGTATTTTACTTTAGTTTTTTTACAACTCACATATTCATTTATACTACATACTTCCAGTTGTATTGTGTGGACAAATTACTTATTGTATTCTGAAATCATCAATTAAGGAAGGTAGATGAAATGTATGAATAAGATAATAGAAGTAATTAATTTGCAAAAAAGCTATGATACTTTTAAAGCTGTGAAAGGGATTGATTTTTATGTAGAGGAAGGGAATTTGTTTGCATTACTGGGAGCTAATGGTGCTGGAAAATCTACAACAATTGATATTCTTTGTACGTTATTGAGTTATGATAGCGGAGAAGTGATTATAGATGGGCATAAATTAGGTGTAGAGGATAATAAAATTAAAGAAAAAATTGGAGTAGTATTTCAAGAAAGTATACTAGATTCACTTTTGACAGTAAGAGAGAATCTTACAATTCGTGCAAAATTTTATATCAAGAATAAAGATAAAGTAAGACAAATTGTACATAAAGCTGCTTTATCTGTAGGAGCTATGGAATTTATAGATAGACCATATGGTAAATTGTCTGGAGGTCAAAAGCGTAGGGCTGATATAGCAAGAGCTCTTTTAAATACTCCTAAAATACTGTTTCTAGATGAGCCTACAACAGGGCTTGACCCAGAATCTAGAAAATGTGTATGGGATACTATATTAAAATTACAAAAACAATATGGTTTTTCTATAGTTCTTACAACCCATTATATGGAGGAGGCTTCAAAAGCTGATTATATTGTAATGCTTGACTATGGTGTTATAACAGCAAAAGGTTCACCTCATGAACTAAAATATAAATACAAAGCAAATAATTTAGATGATGTATTTTTGACTATAGTTAGAAATAGAGGTGAAAAAAATGTTTAATATAGCACAAAGAAATATAATGATTTTTTTAAGAAATAAAAGAGGAGTATTTTCATCTTTTTTAGGTGCAATAATTGTAATCAGCATCTATGTTATTTTTTTAGGAGAAAATTTAAAGGAAGGTTATCCAAATATTAAAGATATAGACATATTAATGAATAGTTGGGCAATGGCAGGAATTATTTCTGTTGTTTCTGTAACTACAACAATGGGTTCTTTTGGAGTTACAGTATTGGATAAGGAGTTAAAAAGAAACAAAGATTTTTATTGTTCACCTGTTAAAACAAGAGAACTGGTAGGAGGATATATTTTAAGTTCATATTTAATTGGTGTAATTATGAGTATATTTACATTTATACTTGCAGAGATATATATTGTATCAAGTGGGGGACAATTTTTACCTATGCTTTCTATTATAAAGGTTATTGGTGTAATTTTATTAACCGTTTTATCATCTAGTGCAATGATATTTTTTATTGTAAATTTGTTAAATAGCATAGATACATTTTCAACTGCTTCTACGATTATAGGTACTCTTATTGGATTCTTGACAGGAATTTATATACCTATTGGAAGCTTACCTCAAGCAGTGCAAACCCTTATAAAGTTATTTCCAATTTCACATGGGACTGTATTGCTTAGACAAATTATTACGGAGTCTCCATCAAAAGTAACATTTGTGGATTCAACAAATGCATTAACTGAATTTAATGAGCATATGGGAGTAACATTTGGTGGTATTGGCAGTTTGTCTGAAAATTCAATTCATATTATGTTTCTAGTTATTTCTGCAATAGTATTTTATTTTGTTACTATACTTATGATATCAAGAAAAAATGCTAGAAATTAATAGTAGGAAAATATACCATAGTCTTTTTATAGAAATCAAAAGAAAGGATGTGTTAGAGTGAAGGTAATAATTGAAACTCCCTTAGACGGAGAAGAGGATGAAATTATAATAAGATGCAGAAATATTGATGATGAAATACTTAAATTGATTTTTAACATCAAGATGCAAAGAGAGTCTCTTATAGCATATAAAAATGAACAACTCTATCGTATCAATCCTTTAGATGTCTATTACTTCGAATCTGTAGATAACC
This region includes:
- a CDS encoding ATP-binding cassette domain-containing protein yields the protein MNKIIEVINLQKSYDTFKAVKGIDFYVEEGNLFALLGANGAGKSTTIDILCTLLSYDSGEVIIDGHKLGVEDNKIKEKIGVVFQESILDSLLTVRENLTIRAKFYIKNKDKVRQIVHKAALSVGAMEFIDRPYGKLSGGQKRRADIARALLNTPKILFLDEPTTGLDPESRKCVWDTILKLQKQYGFSIVLTTHYMEEASKADYIVMLDYGVITAKGSPHELKYKYKANNLDDVFLTIVRNRGEKNV
- a CDS encoding ABC transporter permease; its protein translation is MFNIAQRNIMIFLRNKRGVFSSFLGAIIVISIYVIFLGENLKEGYPNIKDIDILMNSWAMAGIISVVSVTTTMGSFGVTVLDKELKRNKDFYCSPVKTRELVGGYILSSYLIGVIMSIFTFILAEIYIVSSGGQFLPMLSIIKVIGVILLTVLSSSAMIFFIVNLLNSIDTFSTASTIIGTLIGFLTGIYIPIGSLPQAVQTLIKLFPISHGTVLLRQIITESPSKVTFVDSTNALTEFNEHMGVTFGGIGSLSENSIHIMFLVISAIVFYFVTILMISRKNARN
- a CDS encoding PLP-dependent aminotransferase family protein; translated protein: MWITINRNSGISLSRQIYCEIKDMILSGSLNFEQKLPSSRTLAKELSVSRNTVLDAYNQLIAEGYLETRHGYGTIIAKVILDHQIDFKLDYTSEIRDSLHEYKQNNYIDFCSGIPELKLFPRKELSKLYKQILHDLSHLDFRYNSTAGVWKLREEISQYLFRIRGIRCSPRNIMIVSGSTQGLSLISQVLYKNNQKVIVEDPIHKGLLKVISTVGYSVVGIQVDDKGINTNLIKSIKDVSFIYTTPSHQYPLGGILPIQRRLELIKYAVENNCYIVEDDYDSEFRYEGQPISSLYELNPNKVIYIGSFSKILSPAIRMGFMLLPDDIIDDYKSLKMYSDVHTESISQYVLAEFIKNGGLEKHIFKMKKLYNRKRKYLIDILNIEFTNEFKIKGQVAGLHIVVHFYNVIFTEKLINQIYKANIRVYPIQQYAIENKAEYDHEVVLGYAHLNFDEIEQGVRMLRKIIHTN